CCTCTGGATTAAGAAGTGTGATAAATACCGCCATATTATGATTCCATTCGTCTGAAGAAATTTTTCGGACATTGTCCCATCGAATAATATAAGAGTAGTTTTCATATCCCATTCGAATTCCATCAAACTCAAAAACTAAATATTCTCTTGCAATAAAACCAAATAGAATACCGAAAAAAATAAAAAAACCTAATCCAGAAATAACTGCTGTTAAAATTGTGAACATCAAGTTAATTTTCAAAAAGTAACTTAAAAATCCACCCAGAAAAAAGAGGATAATAGAAGCAATATATAACTTTCTTTTTTCTACATTAAATCTTTTTCCACCTTCAATGGAAACGAATTTTGCATTTTCAAGAATTTGTTTTTCAAAAACTGATTTACGCCAAGCAGAGTAGGAAAAAATAAAAAAGCTAATACCGAATAACCCTAAACATCCCCATCCAAGATTTCGTTCATCAATTGTTTTTCCGTATAAGCCGATGAAGCCACCGAGGACACTAAACGTAAAGCTGATAAACAGTAAAAGGATTGTTTGAAAATTCATGATTTAGTGGTATGACTCATTCTTTGATTGAATTTTTCAAGTGATTTTTTTTCTTCTTCCGTTTGAGGAAATAGTATCGAACCAATTATTCCGCTTAAAAAAATTATCGGAATTCCGTAGGCAGCCCAATACCAAGTGTAACCGCCTTCTTCACTAAAATAGAGGTAACATCCGATCCCCCAAACAAATCCTAAAATAATACTAATAATAGCACCGTTTCGAGAGGCTTTTTGCCAATAAAAACCTGCTAATAATGCAAAGGAAAGTGCTGCGATTGGAATGTTTGCAAGAATGAGTTTATTTAAAATTTTATCTACAAAAATATTCCCTAAGATCCAAGAGATAATGGCAAACATAAAATAAATTTTCATACTACCAATATAGTCTTTTCCAAGAGTTGGATTTTTTGAGGATAATAGGTAGTCACCTACAAGCATAGTTGTAAGAGCACTCCAAATTCCGGAGAGAGTTGTGGCCGCAGCAGCAAATAAAATTGCAAATGCTGCCGCCTTTAGCCCCGTCGGAAAATAATTTTTAATAATATACGGAATCCCTTCCTCTGGATTTGTTAGGACTACTCCGTTTAATTTGAGATATGTTAAGGCTAATATTGGGAAACCGTAAAGTGCAAATACTAGAATGCTCGAAATTCCGACTGCAAGGAAAGCTGTTTTTTCGGAAGCGGCCGCAAAAATTTTTTGTCCATACCAAGGTGCAGCAATATAAGTAAACATAGTTAAAATTACTAAGGATCCAATATAACGAATCGGTAACGCATTCGTAGACTCTGCTGGGAAAACTCGAATCATCTCTTCTGTTGAAATATTTTTTTGGGAATACACAAAATAAAAAAGTAAAGGGATAATTACTATTGTCCCCAAAAATCCAAAAATGTCCGTGTTAATAACAGAAACTAATCCGCCTCTAAGTGTCATAAAAAGTACGATAGATACAAGTCCAGCACTCAAAATAAATGGATTCAAATTGGGCAAAAAAGGCTGAAAGATTAGAGTCATTGACTTTATGTAAGTAGCACTAAAACCGATCATTGCAGTTATAAGGAAAAGACTGGCGGTAGTTCCAACCCCTTTACCGTAACGTAATGTAAATAGTTCTGCGACACTCATCCCATTTAGTTTTTTCCATTTTTTTGAAACTGTAATCGTATAAAATCCTAATCCGAATAAAAAAACAAATGGAAGCGTTAGTCCCCACAGACCTACCGAATACCCAGCAGAAGAAAAACCAAGCAAAGTAGAAGTGTTAAATTCAGTCATTACAAGTGTAGCGACTAATGCAAATAAACCTGTTTTTCTGTTTGCAAGTAAATAGGAAGAGTCATCTTTTACATATTTTGATTCTTTATAACCTATAAATATAAATCCAATGAGGATTGTTATGAAAATTACTATCTCCATAAATAACGTCCTTGTGTTCTTAACTTATTCGAATGTATCGTGTTTACCCACAAAAATTTGATGAAATCGAGGAATAAATGTAGCTAAAATATAAAGTTCTATCGCCATAGAAATTAGAATAAGTGGGGCTAATCCATATAAATTGACAAATTGCATTTTAGTTTTGATATTCATGTAAAGGACGGGAATTTTTCCTAACATGAAATTAATTTCGTAGAGTGCTAAAATTATAAAATTGAGTGCTGTTCCTAGTTTTGCAATTTTATTTGGTTTTACTTTGAATTCGATTTGTTTCCACAGAAGAAGTACAGGAATCGCAGTAAGTTGTAAAATGTCTCGGGTTAAAACAATTCCTGAGTAAATTGGAGATGCGGCATTCGCCCATAATAGATGAATGAAAAAAACAATTACAACAATTTTGTCTGCAACGGGATCAAGAATTGCGCCAAGATAGGAAGTCTGATTCAATTTTCTAGCTAAGAATCCATCTAAAAAATCAGTTAGTAATAATAGAACGATAATGATTGTTGCGATTCGAAATTGCGAATTTTGTAAGAAGTAAATCGCTGGAAATAATAATAGAATTCTGGATAAAGTAAGTATATTAGGTATTAATAATAATTGTTTCATATTAAATAAACTAATTACAAATTTTCCCTATGTTTGCAATTCATTTCGATAAAAAAAATCAGTTTAGTGAAAAATATGGTCAATAATGATAAGCCTGCCGGCGGTTTATTGGGTCATCGCACAAACCCGTTATTTGTTGATTGGCAAAAACATTTACACTCAATATTCATAAAGAGCTTGTCTAAAAAAGTGTATTAGAAGCTCTTGGAGCTTGACTTTAATGTATAGGAAAACTTCGTCTCAGGCACACTCTAAGTATTTTCAGAAATTTGGGTATTACAAATAGTATTTTAAATGATTTAAAAGTCCACCTTGGTGCAAATATAGACCTTTCCCTTTAAGATTCGCTTTCGGGATATACTCATGAATGGTTAATAATGTTTTGCCGGAGTAAACTGGCTCTAGTGGAATGTTCTTATTTATCCAAATTTTACGTA
This sequence is a window from Leptospiraceae bacterium. Protein-coding genes within it:
- a CDS encoding sodium:solute symporter; this encodes MEIVIFITILIGFIFIGYKESKYVKDDSSYLLANRKTGLFALVATLVMTEFNTSTLLGFSSAGYSVGLWGLTLPFVFLFGLGFYTITVSKKWKKLNGMSVAELFTLRYGKGVGTTASLFLITAMIGFSATYIKSMTLIFQPFLPNLNPFILSAGLVSIVLFMTLRGGLVSVINTDIFGFLGTIVIIPLLFYFVYSQKNISTEEMIRVFPAESTNALPIRYIGSLVILTMFTYIAAPWYGQKIFAAASEKTAFLAVGISSILVFALYGFPILALTYLKLNGVVLTNPEEGIPYIIKNYFPTGLKAAAFAILFAAAATTLSGIWSALTTMLVGDYLLSSKNPTLGKDYIGSMKIYFMFAIISWILGNIFVDKILNKLILANIPIAALSFALLAGFYWQKASRNGAIISIILGFVWGIGCYLYFSEEGGYTWYWAAYGIPIIFLSGIIGSILFPQTEEEKKSLEKFNQRMSHTTKS
- a CDS encoding CDP-alcohol phosphatidyltransferase family protein; translated protein: MKQLLLIPNILTLSRILLLFPAIYFLQNSQFRIATIIIVLLLLTDFLDGFLARKLNQTSYLGAILDPVADKIVVIVFFIHLLWANAASPIYSGIVLTRDILQLTAIPVLLLWKQIEFKVKPNKIAKLGTALNFIILALYEINFMLGKIPVLYMNIKTKMQFVNLYGLAPLILISMAIELYILATFIPRFHQIFVGKHDTFE